The following is a genomic window from Mya arenaria isolate MELC-2E11 chromosome 4, ASM2691426v1.
aagtgaccCCAAAACACCTTCTCATGGAAGAGTCAGTGtattcaaaaaagaaagaaacttGATTTAATTTTTCTCTATAtcctgtttattttgtaaagcaATCTTGTTCATTTCCAGACCAATTTTgaattttagtcaaaatgatgcattttttcCAATCAGAAGGACCCAATTCCCAAATATTGGGAAAAACACTGCCTTATATGAAATAAAGGAAAATTTAGACAGACAAAACTCATCGTTGCTACCTCTCTTCCTGTCTGATGGCTGCCTTAAGCTCCTGTTGTTGTTCCCCGTGCCTCCCCACCATGGACTCCAGCTCTCCCACTGTCTTGTGCAGCGACCTCACGCTTCCATAATTGCTCCTGGGTACCTTCAACTTGGCTAGTTCTGCATTCAACCTAaaccaaatgtttaaaagtgatttataaTACAACAATTTATAAGAAAGTTATGTTAACTTGATATGGTAAGTTATCTTATTGGCACAATGTTGAGCAAGACTGTAGTCTTGTGTGAGAAACAACAGAAACCCCACTtgttcggcttggtgaccaccatcCAAACTCATATGCACCCAGGCTGAGAATCGTACCCAGGACAACTTTGATAAGAAgcatcattcggaactcctcggccattttatcgaaaacaacctcggatgtatgccggtacatctgttgaaggagttcgtaaaattttgaattatatcattagttaaatgtagtgttttagagttgtatttattgatttaagtttaaatttattgtcattgaattgtattatagcaaacataatgaagaatcccaagatttaagtcacaaagtttaactgctaaataaaattactacgcgatctacttgcagcggacttaaacgtaccactttttgagtgtgtaaaccgtccaaatacatccaaggttgttttcgataaaatggccgaggagctccgaatgaagAAGCATGAGAGCTTAACTTGTTATTTGGTTTGTAATTTTATGCACAATTCCTCAGAcctttatcaaaattaatgaaatagtAATTTACCTTAAGATTGCAacaatatgtgaagaaacattttgtaatatattgcaATTTTCAGAGCCTGTATTGCGATTTATTGCAatagtttgaaatatattgttaacttcataaaatattaagccccatatttttcaaacataaatcattaaaaacagcTGATAAAAAACACCTTTATTGTAACATTTTTCTTAtgaatcaaacatttaaaagatgATTTATGAACTCTAGATCATCATGTTCCAACATTACAAGTAATTCCTTATCTTTTGATGAGTTTTGTACTGATAGTATCAGAGTACACATTTTCTGTGAAGTTCATGctatcttttaaaaaaactatcTCAATGATTTGTACTTACAATCTACCAACATCGTTCATTTTACGATGAACATTGTCGTTCCTGGAAAACTGAGACCTGCTTTTCACCAACCTGTTAAATAGATCTGTATTACAACAATGGTTAAGAATACATCATGCATTGCATATATTGAAAAGGCTCACAGAAGACAGTGGCCACATGCCTATTTCTGGAGTCCACCTCAGAAAACCAGGGGATTTTGACATTAGCCAAGGAGATTTTTAATTGGTCTCAAATGGGTTAATATCTCATACATCCTTCGGGATTTTAATCACTCCATccagaacatttttattttcttgttctACTTCtcaaagcattttatttaaactagcATTTCTTTTTAACTGATATGCGCTGTATTGATTTATATCAGttgtaagaaaatatattgttcttATTAATTTAGTCATGAATtcattttatctaaaaaaatatattggagGATGAAAACTGGGGGATATGGCATATATGTGTTCTTAAAcactagctaaagaacttcagcgaacacattatatattaccttttgggACGTGTTTAATGTgtagtaaacatcaaaaaaataaatatcaacattaaagttatggaagccaaaACTGCTTAAAAACATGTGAATtatattaacacaatttaataacaaaatttcatcaatatttttctTCTATCTGAagttaaatgacaaaaatatatatccattTAGTGTCTTTAAGATCGAaccttttgaatatttttaaccagTACACATTTAGTCCATACTATAACCAACAGAATACTTACTTAACAGTACTGTCTATCAAATGATCAAGGTGTTCCTTCAGTGATTTCTCCAGCGGCTTCCAACCCTTCACCAGTTTCTTTTTGTATGTGGAGTAGACATTCTCTCGGATATTTACTTGTGTTGTTGTGGTAGAAGCTTTCCTTGTTGGATCTGAACGTCTGCTGACTGCCTTCTGTCCAGTTGTAACTTTGTATCTGGAAAGTGAAAAGAAATTAAAGCTGA
Proteins encoded in this region:
- the LOC128231650 gene encoding uncharacterized protein LOC128231650, producing MAKIKVTKRNQTAQKPPAKTTRTKRYKVTTGQKAVSRRSDPTRKASTTTTQVNIRENVYSTYKKKLVKGWKPLEKSLKEHLDHLIDSTVKLVKSRSQFSRNDNVHRKMNDVGRLLNAELAKLKVPRSNYGSVRSLHKTVGELESMVGRHGEQQQELKAAIRQEERKLEALEEVSDSTNKLKLCIQVPSNKLHLPSLPGLHTSLQQQENTG